The genomic segment TCACATCGATGATGCCAATCCGCGTCCTATGCTCGGCCCAGTCCCCCGAGCTGGAGGTCGGCCAGATGCGCCTCACGCAGCACCGTCGGGCCGGATTCGCGGTCGCGGCCGTGCTGCTCGCCGGAGTCGTCGCCGCCGCCGGTGTGGCACTGTCCGGCACGAACGCCGACGAAGCGTCAGACCCGGGAACCGGCGCCGGCGGCACGCCGTTGGCACCGGCCACATCGGAGGTCGGACCACCCGTCATCGTGCCCGGCCGGCCCGGCGAGTCGGCTGCGGTCAGCACCGACGGCAGGCCGGTTGAACCGGTGCACAACCCGCAGGAGGTGACCTTCGTGCGGATGATGATCCCGCACCACACGCAGGCCCTGCGGATGGCCGCGATGGCCCCCGACCGGGCCGGCGATCCGCGGATCCGGGCGCTCGCCGAGCGGGTCCGGGTCAGCCAGCTACCGGAAATCCAGCGGATGCGCGGCTGGCTGGCCGAGAACCGGTTGCCGCCCGACGCCCCCGGTGGCGGGCACGACCACCGCGACATGCCCGGCATGCAGAGCGACGCCGCCCTGCGGGCCCTGGCCCAGGCCCGGGGCGCCGACTTCGACCGGCTCTTCGTCGAGATGATGACCGACCACCACCAGGGCGCCATCGAGATGGCCACCGGCGTGCTGCGGGTCGGCGTCGACGTCACCGTGCGCCAGCTGGCCACCTCGATCGCCACCGAGCAGGGTGCCGAGATCGGGCGGATGCGCGACCTGGCCGTCACCTGACCGCCCCACCCGCCGGCCCGGGGCCGCGCCGGCGCCTACGCTGTCGGTGTGGGTGATGACCTGGACGAGGAGACGCTGGCGTTCGCGCATCGGATGTTCGACCTGGCCCGGGGCGGACACACCGGGGAGCTGGCCGGCTACGTCGACGCCGGCCTGCCGGTCAACATGACGAACGACAAGGGCGACACGCTGCTGATCCTGGCCGCGTACCACGCCCACCCGGAGACCGTCACCGCCCTGCTGGACCGGGGAGCCGACCACGCCCGGGTGAACGACCGGGGGCAGACCGCGCTCGCGGCGGCCGTGTTCCGGCGCTCCGCCGACACCGTCTCGGCCCTGCTCACCGCGGGCGCCGACCCGGACCACGGCAGCCCCTCCGCGATCGAGACGGCGACCTTCTTCGACCTGCCCGAGATGCTGGAACTGCTCCGGCCCGGCCGACCGGGCGGAACCGGATGAGGGCTGCGGCACCGCTCGACCAGGGACCGGCGGCCACCATGCGGCAGGCGGCGGCGGACCTGCTCGCGGCGTTGACCGGACCCGGACGCGAGCAGGCGGGCCACCCGTTCGACGACGCGGGCCGCCGGTGGATCGAGTACCGGCCCCGGCCCCGGCCGGGCGTCTGCGTGGCCGACCTGGACCGGACCGCCCGCAAGGCGGCCCACCGGCTGCTGGCCACCGCGCTCAGCCCACCCGCGTACGCGCAGGCGATGACGATCATGGCGTTGGAGGAGGTGCTGGACCGGCGCGAGGACTGGCGGCGCGGCCGGCACAGCGCCGACTACTGGGTCGCCGTCTTCGGCGACCCGATCCGCGACGACCGGTGGGCCTGGCGGTTCGAAGGGCACCACCTCTCGGTCACGATGACCGTCGTGGACTCCGTGATCTCCCCGGCGCCGATCTTCCTCGGCGCGAACCCGGCCCGGGTCGACCACGGCGGCCAGCCGGTGAGCCGCCCGCTCGCCCCCGAGGAGGATCTCGGGCACGCCCTGCTGGCCGCGCTCGACCCGGCCGGGCGCCGCGTGGCGGTGGTCGCCGACCACGCCCCCGGCGACGTACACAGCGGAACCCGGCCCCGATACCCCGACCGGATCGAGCCGCTCGGGATCGCCGCCACGACGCTCGCCCCGGCCGCCCGGTCGCTGCTGGACCGCGTGGTCCACCTCTACCTGGACCGACTCCCGGCGGAGCTGGCCGCCCGCGAGGCCGACCGGGTGTTCGGCGGGGACCTGCACTTCGCCTGGGAGGGTCCGACCCGGCCGGGTGGCCGGCACTACTACCGGATCCAGGGCGACGACCTGCTTATCGAGTACGACAACACCACCGACGACGGCAACCACGCGCACACCGTGCTCCGCCGGCCGGACGGCGACTTCGGTGACGACGTGCTGGACCGGCACCGCCGCGACCACCACTGATCCCGGCGCCGGCGGACCGGGCTCACTCCACCCAGAGGCAGAACGGGTGGCCGGCCGGGTCGAGACAGACCCGGACGTCGTCCTGCGGCTGGTGGTCGGCCAGGTGGGCGCCGCACTCCTGTGCGTGCGCCACCGCCGCGGCCAGGTCGTCCACCCGGATCTCCAGGTGCATCATCATCTGCGGGTCGCCGGGACCGGCCGGCCAGACCGGCGGCACGTACCCCGGTTCGGTCTGGAAGGCCAGGCCGACCCCACCGTCGGGCGACCGGAGCACCACCCAGTCCGGCTCGGCCGCCGCGGTCCGCCAGCCGAGCAGCCGGCGGTAGAAACCGGCCAGCGCCGCCGGGTCGGGAGCGCTGAGGTTCACCGTCGACAACACCAGCCGGGGGGTGGACATGTGTCGGCCGGTCTCAGCGGGAGCGGACGGCGTCGCCGAAGGCCGGCTCCGGGCCGGCGGTCAGCGCTTCGAAGGTGGTCGCCTCGCCTCGGCCGTCGTCGAAGGTGCGGATCAGGGTGGCGCCCAGCCGCACCCCGACCGCACCGATCACGAGCGCGAGCAGCTCGACCAGGACCAGGCCGCCGGTGGCAGCCCGCTCCGGACTGCCCGCCCGGACCAGGCAGACGAAGACGAAGAGCAGGGCCATCGCGGCGTTGACCAGGTTGAAGGTGACCGCCGTGCGGCGGGTCCGGTCACCCGGGGTACCGGGACCGTCCCACAGGTCGACCATGCCCGCGACGCCGGCCAGCGCCGCGGCCACCAGCGCGGCCACCACCGTCCAGTAGCCCACCGCGCCGAGAAACGCCGGGCCGCCGGCCACGTCGGCCAGGTCGAACAGGACGGCACAGACGAACATCCCGTACGGGAAGGTCACCAGCATCGGTTGGATCGGGTGCCCCTGCACCCGCAGTCGGCTATCCATCGCGCCGGCCTCCCGGTTCATCATCGGGTCGAATCACCGCTACCGGTCGGGTCCCCCGATGTCGGTGCAGGTCACGTATCGGTCGATGTCAGCGTCGTACCCCCGGCCCGGACCCGCGAAACGGTCCGGTCCGGCTCCGGCCGGCCGGCGGCGTCAGGACCGCCGCGGCCGGGCGACGGAGCTGACCAGGCGCTCGGCGACCTCCCGCAGCGGGATCGACAGTGCCGAGGAGGCGGTACGCAACACCCGCAACGCCTCCGGGGCCGGGCAACCACGTTGAGTCATAATGACACCGATCGCCTGGCCGATCACCCCCGTGCCGGAATCCGACCCGACCGCGTCGTCCACCGGCGCGGTTCGGCC from the Solwaraspora sp. WMMD1047 genome contains:
- a CDS encoding ankyrin repeat domain-containing protein; amino-acid sequence: MGDDLDEETLAFAHRMFDLARGGHTGELAGYVDAGLPVNMTNDKGDTLLILAAYHAHPETVTALLDRGADHARVNDRGQTALAAAVFRRSADTVSALLTAGADPDHGSPSAIETATFFDLPEMLELLRPGRPGGTG
- a CDS encoding DUF3500 domain-containing protein, encoding MRAAAPLDQGPAATMRQAAADLLAALTGPGREQAGHPFDDAGRRWIEYRPRPRPGVCVADLDRTARKAAHRLLATALSPPAYAQAMTIMALEEVLDRREDWRRGRHSADYWVAVFGDPIRDDRWAWRFEGHHLSVTMTVVDSVISPAPIFLGANPARVDHGGQPVSRPLAPEEDLGHALLAALDPAGRRVAVVADHAPGDVHSGTRPRYPDRIEPLGIAATTLAPAARSLLDRVVHLYLDRLPAELAAREADRVFGGDLHFAWEGPTRPGGRHYYRIQGDDLLIEYDNTTDDGNHAHTVLRRPDGDFGDDVLDRHRRDHH
- a CDS encoding VOC family protein, which encodes MSTPRLVLSTVNLSAPDPAALAGFYRRLLGWRTAAAEPDWVVLRSPDGGVGLAFQTEPGYVPPVWPAGPGDPQMMMHLEIRVDDLAAAVAHAQECGAHLADHQPQDDVRVCLDPAGHPFCLWVE
- a CDS encoding DUF2231 domain-containing protein; translated protein: MDSRLRVQGHPIQPMLVTFPYGMFVCAVLFDLADVAGGPAFLGAVGYWTVVAALVAAALAGVAGMVDLWDGPGTPGDRTRRTAVTFNLVNAAMALLFVFVCLVRAGSPERAATGGLVLVELLALVIGAVGVRLGATLIRTFDDGRGEATTFEALTAGPEPAFGDAVRSR
- a CDS encoding DUF305 domain-containing protein, with translation MRLTQHRRAGFAVAAVLLAGVVAAAGVALSGTNADEASDPGTGAGGTPLAPATSEVGPPVIVPGRPGESAAVSTDGRPVEPVHNPQEVTFVRMMIPHHTQALRMAAMAPDRAGDPRIRALAERVRVSQLPEIQRMRGWLAENRLPPDAPGGGHDHRDMPGMQSDAALRALAQARGADFDRLFVEMMTDHHQGAIEMATGVLRVGVDVTVRQLATSIATEQGAEIGRMRDLAVT